In Silene latifolia isolate original U9 population chromosome 6, ASM4854445v1, whole genome shotgun sequence, the genomic window CCACACCGTATCAACCTCCTGGCCCATATACGGGCCGACGAGGTGGTTCAACTAGTCAAGGGCATTTTCGTCAAAGGACGTGACCAGGCCGTGGACATGAAGACGGTGCTGGTGGAATTAACCAACAACGTGATGATGCGGACAATAGCAGGGAAGAGGATACACGGGGAAGAAGAGGGGTCCGAGTTTTCGACACGGTTTAAGATGATATTGAATGAATTAGTGACGAGTGGAGGTGCTTTTACCATGGTGGATTTTTTACCGTGGTTAAAGTGGGTTGGGGTAGAAAAGATGGCGGAAAGAAAGTGGATGAAAATATTTGTGAAGCTTGATAAGTTTTTACAAGATTTGGTAGAGGAAACAAGGAAGGGATTGGAGAAGGAAGGAGGAAGTGAAGGGCAAAATCGGAATTTAATACAAGTGTTGCTTGAGTTGAAGAAGACGAATCCTGATTATGCAACTGATACTATTATCAAAGGACTTGTTGAGGTATGATTATTACCCAAATCTCCTTGATTGTATTCCTTACTTCCCTAGTCATCCCATTATTATCTTTCTAGTTTAACTTGGGTTAAATTTTGAAAACTACTTTAACGGTAAATTAGtgttaaattaaaataataaaaactacTCCCTCATATACTATATGATCTTCTACATTGGTTTTGGACCAATATTTAGTGGAGTGGTAATATGTGGAGGAAAATAAAAGTAAGAGAGAATGTGGGGTTACATATATTAACCACATATAATAgacaaataaggaaagtggaagatcttTGTGAATTTTTCGTTTTAGAAAATGTGGAAGAGGTTaataaataggagggagtaaaacATTAGAATAAAATATTTAGATTAATAGTCAAAAGGTCTTTTGTAAATATATTTTTTGAATGAAAACAAATTAATATAACTGTAGAAAACTCGAGTCAAAGAAGTGGTGTCTTGTTCAAGTCAAACTAGGAAGATTACTATGGGATGAAGCGAGTATTGTATATTTAGAGGAGCGAGTTGAGTTCTAACCAGTCCCGACGAAAACCGGCCAGAACCAACCTATGTAGTGACGAAGCCAAAAATTGACCTCAGCGGGGGCAATTCAGGTAATAGTTTAAGGAAAATTCGAAAATATGGAAAATTTTAACTAAGAATTTTTGAAATTTCCAATAGCTAGTGAAGGCGagcgcccctgctagccccctagATTCACCACTGAACCGACGACAAAGGGCGAGTTGCAAGCCGGGCCGGGGGTCATGGCTGGATCTGGGCATGAGGGGACCGAGGTTGCAGGTCGGCCTGACCCGTTCGAGTGGCCACAAATCACGTCCTAACAGGCCCTTGACCGACCTATGTcaagaagagagagaaagagaggagaggggggggggggggtctttTGCTTTTGGTGGCCTTGGGCTTGGAGATTAGGACCCTAAAACAGCCGAGGATCATGGCCGAGTCTGGGCATGACGGGACCCGAGTTGCAGGCTAGGTCAACCAGTTTAAGTGAACTCTGGTACTTGTAATATGGATGACAAATTAACAATGATAGGGTGTCATCGGGTGATATCCAATTTCGATACTATGTTCTCACACATTCTTTTGTAGAATGTGGTAGGTTAGTACCGAGATTGAATGGGTACCATCTAGTAGCGTCATCTCATAATCCATATGGATATAAGGATATGTTATCTAGCTTAGCTAATAAAGTTCCCCTTACTAAGTTGTGCTACTTAAAATTAGGGTAAAACTTGTCACAATTCTTCCTAAATAACCGATAATTGGGAGGGGGAATTTCATCTTTTGAAAATTGTCATAACAATCTCAGTTTGTTGAGTCTTAACACAATTTTGTCTTGGTGAACCTTAGATCTTATTATTGGCGGGAACGGAAACATCAGCTAGCACAATGGAATGGGCACTAGCGCTATTGATAAAGAATCCTCACGTTCATCAAAAGGCCAAAGAGGAAATCGACGCTTACGTAGGCTATGATCGATTGATCGAGGAGTCCGACTTGGCACATATTCCCTACATACACTACATAATAAACGAGACACTTCGTATGTACCCAGTTACTCCCATACTGCTACCCCACGAATCCACGGACGATTGTGTCGTGGGTGGCTACAAAATTCCAAAGGGGACAATGCTACAAGTGAACATTTGGGCCATTCATAACGACCCTAAGGTTTGGGACGAACCTTTGGTATTTAAGCCCGAAAGATTTGAGGGTGTTACAGGTGATCGAATTGGGTATAAATTCATGCCTTTTGGGTCGGGAAGACGAGCTTGTCCCGGTGAACACCTCGCCACAAGGTTAATTGGGCTGACATTGGCTTCGGTAATTCAATGTTTTGAGTTTGAAGCCCAAGAAGTTGATATGAAAGAAGGCGTTGGACTTAGCATGAGGAAGAAGAATTCTTTGAAAGCCACGTTTAGGCCTCGCAAAGAATTGGCCCATCTGCTTACTCAAATGTGAAGGCATGAGTGAATATGGATGCATTACTTTGTATTTTCGTTGTCGTTGTCGAATTTATTTTTTTACCTTTTTATTGTTTGTAAACATCAAAACTAAATAAATAATTGGATGAAGGGAGTACTTGTTAGTTGTTACTACAATAATTTACTAGTGAGTAGAATATAACTAGACGTCAGAGATGGAAGTGGGTCATACCTCGTGCCGACTCATCGGCCTCGAGGAGAAAATGGCACGGCCCAGGGAAGCCACGAATGTGGGCTTCGTGACTTCGTGTCGTGTCGTGCCGGTGAAATGAAATGGCGGCACAGGCACGACCCACAACGTGTCGTGTCGTGCCGTGCTTAAGTGTGCCTAAACAATTCTTTCACTTAAGCCTTATTTCTTTGTATTTTGGTTAGTGTGCCGTGTTTGGATTAggcactgtttttttttttctcaaacttCGGCCCAGGCACGGCCCATAGCCTGCCTTGTCGGGCCGTGTCAATCTTGCACAATACTAAAATGGTTATGGGCCGTGCCGGAGCATGTCAGTCCAACGTCCTGTGTGCCCACTTCCATCTCTAGTTCTCTACTAGACTTTTATTAGTGTTTGTATTTTAATGAATCAATGATGGAATATGAATTTTGATgataaaacaaaatgaaaatcttCAAATATAGGATACCTTTTCATAAACCATTCAAATATTTTGTTAAATGAGATAAACATAAAGGAAATAAAGAGTAACAAATCGACAAGTCGAAAATCGAAGTGAGCCAACAAGCTTGAAATTTATTTTCACAATGGAACATCATTGTTACAAAGGTGGGAGGAAGGCCACTCTCTGAATACATAACTTGAATTCATTGTTTTAACCATGTCAATTGGTATAATACTTAGTTATTTACATAATTAAGGTAAGGGTAGATTGGTTGGCTTACATTCAAACTAAATAACACATTACTATTACAAAGACCTCACTTTGAGCACCAAATTGGTCTCACATTGTTAACATTATAGTTTttgaaaaattaatgaaaataatCAGATTCACCCTTGTGGGGCTTTGAAGGGTTGGTACTTTTTGACGTCGACAATGAGTCCCTGAACTGAGCCAGCTGCAGCGATCAATGACACGACAAGACAAACATAGCTTAGTAGTTTGAGTGCAATCCACTTTGAGGAGTACTTGGGCACTTTGGCTTGAGCAATGTGTAGCTCGACTGGGAAAAAGACGGTTAGTGGCCAAAATGACAGGGCACCGAGTAGTCCTAGGAAATCATTGAAGAAAGGAAATATCATTGCGAATAATGCTGTTAGTATAACATATAGTGTCCTCCATACTAGTCGAAACCAATTGAAATAGTAGACTCCGCTTCCAAATGGAATCACAACTGGGTGCTCCCTGTTGATGAACTTGTTTTCTGGCCATcttttcttcgaccaggtctcaACGAAGCTAAATACGGGCTGTGTGAAAACCTGAAATGTACAAGTATGTATATTAGCGACCTTGAAAACCTTAATATTCCTACAGAAACGACAAGATATCGAAATGCAATTGATGATATGTATGTATACCTGGTAAGCACCAACAAGATGGATAGCAATAAAGATGTTGGCCGAATCGACAAGCCAGAAAGGATCATAAAATCCAAAACCAGTGAGGAAGTTGCCGGGGGCGTCATTGCCGAAGGCAGCATAACCAAAGCAGCCACAGAGAATGTAAAAGAGGCTGGTGGTGGAGACACCAATCAGAGATGCTTTCTTCATTTGCTTGTTTGCAGCTGGTGGCGATTTGAGCGTATCCTGCAAAACCCAAGTATAGTTGTGTTAAATTATCAACTTAAGGCACAAGATCATCTCCCATGGATAATATACATTGCATAGTAGCAAGGTGGAGACTAGACATTAATCATTATTACTAAGTAACTCGATCTGGTAACATGAGATTCGTCGTTTGGATTTTTCATTGTTGTAAACTCATATCAAATCTGAATCGTCGCATCAAATTATCAATTAAAAGGTGTTTTTTTGGTGTAAATCGAGCAACATGTGTATTTTTATTGTTGACGGAATTTAACAAGGTTATAAATAAAAAATTACCAATGTAATTGTATATTAACTAGGCGACATTATTACTATAAACGCTCATCGAGTAATAGTCTCATTTCGTATGAGATAGTGTCGTATAGTTCTCAAATCAAGTTTCTATATACTCCGGAATCCGGATTACTCATTTCATGATATAAAACcgtcatatacaaaaatgaaATTGATTTGTGGTCCGACTATCACATGTTGGACAATAAACGTTTTCCAGTATTCTTACCGAGTGCTATATTTCTAGTAAGGAGAACTACTATAcggagagaaaagagagaaaaattaGAAAAGGACAAGCTAGAGTGTTTTTGTTCCTTGCGTGTCTATATTGAGTAGCTGGGGGCTATCAATCGAATTTGTCTTAGGCATACCACACACTTGTGTGATTCCCTAGTAAATTGATATGTGTTGGATCACAGAGTCCTACACTAGACCAATCAATTGCGAATTGAATAGCTGAATTATAAATCGTTATTTTCTGCTCTGTATCACTTCAACATATAAACTTCTACTTCCTAGAACACCGTTAGGACTAAAAACCAACGCTATTTTATCTGAGAGCCTGAAATAATTAAAATTTTAAACCCGAAAATATAATAAAacgagattataactacataaattCTTAATAGAGACAAACTAAGTGACTAGATTCAACATCAAAGTATTCAAAGTCAAATTGTAATTAGTCGTATTTTAACGTATGTTGGGAGATAAGACATCAAACATTAAGTAATGTTGTGTTTTGTAATGATTTGATAATTTGATTGGAAAAAAGTGCGTCATTTACGTTACACTAGCGTTGAAAACAATGGTCAAATTTTGCAATTACCTAATTGGTAATGGATGACGATAAGTCCAGTGGCGGATCTTGACCGGTTTCTCGAGGGGGGCCGAATAATTTTGAGCCAATTAGTCGCTTTCATGCATACAGAAAAATGACTCCTTGTCTTCACTTATATGGTTTTAAAGATGATGTTTTGACTATATTTTTTCCATTAATATATTATCGTtagttttatttaaaatatagttttttggaaaaaaaaattataagaaaTGTAAATAGTTGTCCCCTCCATCCCAAAATAACCTTCTTGGTTTGAATTTTAGGGTCAAACTTTAAAAAAAGTAAGctaaaattataaaattaatgtAACACGACAGTAAATTATACACACgttaaaaaaaattcataataTATTATTTAAACCAAAAACGTATTTCCTCCGTTtcagtgatatgtttacacttcctttatttttctctcacaaaataaaggaagtgtaaacatatcactggaacagagggagtagaatataaataaataaaaatctaaTAAAAGTAACATCTCGAACACAAAAAAAAAGTCAAATGAAAAGTTTATTTTGAGACAAACAGAGTAGGATTCAACTTATAATTTTCTCCCTCTCATTTTTCCATTAAACTCCATTTTCATAATATGACCTTTTTGTACAATTAGCCGTATCTCTTGTTACGGTAAAAATCAAAAGACGGACCAAAGAGTAGTAATTATATGGATTATTTTTCAATTTATGAAAGTATTTTTATAGTAATTATTGTGTAAGACGATCTCACGGTTCCTTGTATAAAAACAACTTATGTATTAACACCAATAAATGAATTGTCTTCTTGTATAAATGAACGTCTTAAATGTGAGACCGTCTAAAATTTACGGtatttttaatatttattgtGCCAAGTAATTCTAATTTGGCATGGACATTGTTTTTCGGTTGAAAACTTATGGCACAGCCCACAATCATAAGTCTTCATTCTTGGCTCAGCAATTTGCACAAAAGCTTAGGGGGGGCTAATAGTATTAATTTATTCACTTATGTTTGTTTAACTAACAAAATATGTGTGTTAAGCGCATGTGACAGGGGGGGCCTGGCCCCTGTGCACTACAATGAAGATCCGCCTCTGGATAAGTCGCATGCCACATTTGTTTTAGCACCGACTATGAACTATCCCTGTTTCGCGGCGGGAGGAACTTGTGTTTGATTGACATCTTTCCAATTTCTTTTTTCAATTATTTaagttttcttttttttcaaaatagttacttttatttttaatattttcaAAAATACATGATAAAAAAGATTTAGTTTAAAGATGAAACAAAAAATATAAAGTTTATAAATAATGGCCGTGGAAATAATTACAATTAAATAAAGACTTGGGCGTAACTCAAAAGAGATTAGATAACACGGTTTTATATGTGTATTTGTGATGAAATAGAGAGGTGATAAGAATAAAAAATGGCCCACATTTATGATTACATTGTTGTGAATCTTTAATTGAGAGGTTGAGAAGAAGCATGTCAGAGCTGGTCCTATCTTAAACACAAGGGTTCATTGCAATGGAAGGGGCACATCGTTTTCATGTTCACTAATAGAATTCCACATTTTGTCCAAAACATTACTCTTATCATTTTTTCATTTCTATATTTGAAATAGTTTTTAACCGATTAAAAAATGCACATATCAAGTACCACAACTAGTTAAGTTATAAATGTGATACTTGATAATATGTGTTCAAATCATATTAACGTAAGTTTACAAATGTAGACGACGCCTAAGTTATTATAGTCATATATAACCATTTTATTACTACTCCTTAGTAAGTTTATACAGTTGGTCTCATATAGTCGACTAGTCGTATATGTAACGAAATAACTATCGTCAATTGTTATTAGTTAACGTAAATTTACCTAAGACCATGAATGTATTGTAACGTTTTTGTTTGTTGGGAGTCATAGCGTAGGTAAAAGTGAGCGGCTAACTAAGAGACCGAAAGAGAGATCGGAGATCAGAGTAAAGGCGTAACGGTCATAAAGAGCAGTTAATTAGAGCACAAATTTTAAGATCCCATGCATCCATCACATGCTTCATACGACTACACCATTTGGCACAACAAATTTAATAATTCCATAtcgtatttaataattaaatgTTATGGCCCCTAATTTAAGCATAACAATCCAAATTTTGTAACCAAAATATCAACTTATCATACATTTGTGGTTCTAGTATTCACATTTTCCACGCAACTTCACTAACATGGTCAACCTACCAATCTTGGAATATTACTtacctaattaattaatttatggtCTAAATTCGACGAGTATGTATTCACTTGCGAGTACCGATCAATAACTAAGGATAAACCGTGTCTAATATCCCCTCGTTAAAATTATTGTTTGACGTGTGAAACCGACACAAATACTTATGTAAATGAGTCGTTTATataaattttatgtaattagttgCCATATACATTGAACATAAAACAGTCACTCGTTAGGATAAAAGATAAGTTAGGAAACTTGCCTGAATTTCGACAAGGACATTAGAATAAGCATATGCAAAGGCAATGTTGCCAATAGCCTGAAAACACCTCCACACTTTCTCCATTGATGACATATTCGCTCCTACCGGTATTCCTGTCATTGATGTCTTTGCCATACCTTCACCTATTTCAATTATTAATTCGAACCACGGTTATATAATTATAGGTACAATCTTTatcaaaattaatcattcaaATCGACCTAGTTATTTTGACTAACTTTTTCAAACTGGTCAACTAGACTAAACTGAACTAAATAAAGtttacctcttttttttttttggctttggacattattaaaataaataaaaacactacATTAAGCGAAACATATAGCATGGGAAGAGGTTCGTTATGAGGTTAAGACGGGTTTTAATTTATAAAAGTAGAAAAGGATAGAACGTAAAGGAATAGTAGAATGGTCCAAAGTAAAAGAAGGTGGTAGTGAGTGGTACCAGCAACTTTGGCAACGGAGAGAGCAAAGCCAATGGAAGAGTAAGCGAAGGACATAATAGCAGCGACAATGGATAGCCAAGATAACTCGTGAAAGTCAGGGATTTGACTTAACAATATTTGTACGCATGCAAATATTATCATGAATGGTGTGTTTGATGTGTAGCACTTTGCATGGTGCCCATTCTTGTGGAAACAGTTTGATCTCTTTATTGCCCTGTTCATTTTTTGGATTGTCCAACAAAACATACATACAATCATTTTAGGCTAGACTAGAATTACGGTATAAAATCGTTTTACACAAATCtcaaataaaaattgaaaacaaACACCAAAAAATGTAGGTGATATTGAGTTTCAGTTCTGTGAATAGTCTGATACTAACTAAACTCAACGACTCTCTGGTGCACATTTTGTCTGTTTATCTGTACGTTACTTCGTATTAATTAGTAGTCGTTTTATTAACGTCATATGATTATGATAACGAATATTATTTTATCGTTAGTAATCATTTTAACGATACGAGTGATCGGTTATTTCCAAGTGAGAAGTATAATTTTAATACATTAAATAGTCAACTTAACTTTTAACGTTAGTAATACTCCTAGTAGAGGTGAAAATGTAGCATAAAAGAAAGGGGGGACGTACACCATGCTAATAGAGGCAGTGATGGTGTAACCAACAGAAACGCCCACCAAATTAACGTATTGCGCAAGTCCACATAGCTGCACTTTCATGCCACCTGATCAACAGTTCATCAATCGACTATTAATTCACCCTTCTTGTCATTAATGCTTACTCACGCAATTAATCCAATTAAATGAACGTTTCCGTCTCCACATTGGGCCTACTCTTTTGGAGACATATACAATTGACATGTGCTCTCATACACATCGTTGAATACCACCATCAC contains:
- the LOC141586605 gene encoding cytochrome P450 81Q32-like, yielding MDFITILYYVIILIISYTLTKTLLLHKLRNLPPTPFPTLPIIGHLHLLKSSDSNPIHRALSQISSRYGPIVFLQLGSRPTLLVSSASAAEDCLHHNDVIFANRPRLIGNKILAYESTTMLWAPYGPLWRTHRRIASTEILSPHRINLLAHIRADEVVQLVKGIFVKGRDQAVDMKTVLVELTNNVMMRTIAGKRIHGEEEGSEFSTRFKMILNELVTSGGAFTMVDFLPWLKWVGVEKMAERKWMKIFVKLDKFLQDLVEETRKGLEKEGGSEGQNRNLIQVLLELKKTNPDYATDTIIKGLVEILLLAGTETSASTMEWALALLIKNPHVHQKAKEEIDAYVGYDRLIEESDLAHIPYIHYIINETLRMYPVTPILLPHESTDDCVVGGYKIPKGTMLQVNIWAIHNDPKVWDEPLVFKPERFEGVTGDRIGYKFMPFGSGRRACPGEHLATRLIGLTLASVIQCFEFEAQEVDMKEGVGLSMRKKNSLKATFRPRKELAHLLTQM
- the LOC141586606 gene encoding amino acid permease 6-like, with product MAPSQNNTTNHNNNIMYVEHGGTLPTDVPHDFHKNLDDDGRPKRTGTVLTASAHIVTAVIGSGVLSLAWAIAQLGWAIGPAVLVSFSLITYMTSTFLADGYRAPDPVTGKRNYTYMEVVRAHLGGMKVQLCGLAQYVNLVGVSVGYTITASISMVAIKRSNCFHKNGHHAKCYTSNTPFMIIFACVQILLSQIPDFHELSWLSIVAAIMSFAYSSIGFALSVAKVAGEGMAKTSMTGIPVGANMSSMEKVWRCFQAIGNIAFAYAYSNVLVEIQDTLKSPPAANKQMKKASLIGVSTTSLFYILCGCFGYAAFGNDAPGNFLTGFGFYDPFWLVDSANIFIAIHLVGAYQVFTQPVFSFVETWSKKRWPENKFINREHPVVIPFGSGVYYFNWFRLVWRTLYVILTALFAMIFPFFNDFLGLLGALSFWPLTVFFPVELHIAQAKVPKYSSKWIALKLLSYVCLVVSLIAAAGSVQGLIVDVKKYQPFKAPQG